A stretch of DNA from Rhodococcus sp. NBC_00297:
ACGGTCGGCAACTGCGTCGTGTTCAGACCGTCCCGGTACACCGACAGAGCGACCGACCCGATCACGGCGACACCGAGTGTTCCGCCGAGCTCGCGGGTGGCATCGTTGACCGCTGATCCCATCCCGGCCTTGTCGGTCGGAACGACTCCCATGATCGCCTCCGTCGCAGGGGCACTCGTCAGACCCAGGCCTGCGCCCAGCAGCACCATCTGACCCGCGATCTGCAGGTAGGACGTGCCCGTGTCGATCTGCGAGATCCACAGGAACGCAGCCGTCAACGATGCCAGGCCGGCGGCCACCACGATCTTGGAACCGACCAGTACCGCCAGGCGGGGACCCACCAGCGAGAACACTGCCAGCGATCCCGCGACGGGCAGCATGCGCACGCCGGTCTCGAGGGCACCGAAGCCGCGCACGGACTGGAAGTACTGGGTGACGAGGAAGATGAACCCGAACAGCGCGAAGAACGCACTGGTGACCGCCCCACTGGCAGCCGTGAAGCGCATGTTCGTGAACAGCCGCACGTCCAGCATCGGGTGGCGAGCGCGCGACTCCCGGAGAACGAAGGTGACCAGCAACGCGGCGGCCACACCGAATCCGAGCGCCGTCGACGCCGAGGACCACCCGCGGCCGGGGCCTTCGATGATGGCGTGCACCAGTGACCCCAGGGCCAGCACGGACAGAAGCAAGCCCGACTTGTCCAGCGGCGGGGTCGACGGATCACGGGAGTTCGGCACGAAACGCACTGCGAGAGCGATGGTTGCGACAGCAGCGAGGCCGTTGAAGACGAAGATCGATCCCCACCAGAAATGTTCGATCAACGCCCCACCCACCACGGGTCCGACCGCGACCGAGACGCCGGTCGCCGCGCCCCACAGTCCGATGGCCATGACGCGTTCGGACCGCTCCTGGAACACGTTGGTCAGAATCGACAGCGTCACCGGGTACACCACGGCAGCCGCGACACCGGCCAGCGCCCGCCACGCGATCAGCTGGGCGGGCTCACCACTCCACGCCCCACCCACCGATGCGACCGCGAAGAGCACGAGCCCGCCCACGAGGAAGGGACGGCGACCGAACCGGTCGCTGAGCGATCCCCCGGCCAGCACCAACGCAGCGAATGCCAGATTGAAGGCATCGACCACCCACAGCAGATCGCGCGTGGACGCCCCCAGGTCCTCGACGAGGGTGGGCAGCGCGATGTTGACGATCGTGGTGGACACGTTGACCACGAACACCGCGCAGCACAGCGTCACCAGGGCGGCCATCTTGCGCGAGCGGAGGGCCGGCACCGCGGCGAGGAACGTCATAACAAAGTTATAGCAGGCGCGGCGGGCTCGTCGCATCCGGACGTCATCGTGGGACCATGACGTCATGGCCGCTCGACGAGACACCGACCGCACGGCGGACGACGGATCCACCCGCGAGCGCCTCGTCGACGCCGCCGTCGCTGTCCTGGCAGAGGAAGGCCCTGCCGAGATGAAGGTCCGTCGCATCAGCGACAGGGCAGGCTCCTCGACGATCACGGTCTACCACCACTTCGGGAACGTGGGCGGGCTGCTCGACGCTGTCGTGGTGCGGGGATACGCGACGCTGACAGGGACTCTCGAGGACGCGGCCGCGTCGAACGACGACCCCGGTGTGCAGCTCTTCGCCATGGCCCTGGGAGCCAGAGGTTTCGCGCAGCGCAATCCGCACCTCTACGACCTGATGTTCGGACTCTCGCCGCGCGGAACCTACCGCGCGTCCGCTCCCCTTGTGCCACAACAGCATTTCCGCAGGGCCTACGCCGTTCTGGTACGCAGCTGCCACCGACTGGTGACGGCCGGTCGCGTCGACATCGACGACCCGGAACAGATCGCCGCCCAGTTGTGGAGCCTGGTACACGGGTTCGTCTCACTCGAAGCGGCCGGCCACTTCGCCGATCACAGCGACCCAGTCGCGAGCGTCCTCGCGCCCATGGCTGTCGCCCAGCTCGTCGGTATCGGCGACGACCGCGCTCGGGCCACCCGCGGAGCGCTCGACGCCTACGCGACCTGGACCGCGACGGCAGTCGAGTAAGAGAACGCCCTGCCCGCTCGAGAGCTCGCCGATCGCGACTGCGACAACCTCGCAACCCGGATCGCGGCGCGCGGAGATGGGCACAGGCCCGTCGTGCCCGTCGTCGCACTGCCCTCACCTGCGTGATTGACATCACAAGGACGTCATACTACTTTCAAACTGACATCAGTTCAGGAAGTCCACTCGCACCGACAGCCGAGCGGCCCTGTGAGTCCGAGAGAGGTCTGACCATGCGGAGGATTCCCCGAGCCATCGCCACCGTTGCCATGGCAGCGTCGGCGTTCGCGCTCACAGCGTGCGGCGGCAGCACCACCCCGTCCGGGCCCGTCGAGGGCAGCTGGGACGACGTCGTCGCCGCGGCGAAGACGGAGGGCAGCGTGATGCTCTACTCCAGCCAGAAGCCTGCGAACCTCGACGCGCTGAAGGCCGCGTTCACGCAGAAGTACCCGGAGATCTCCATGGACTTCGTGCGCGGAACGGATTCCGAGATCAATCCCCGTGTCGAGACCGAGAACCGCACGGGTACAGGCATTGCCGACGTCCACATGGTGACCGACGCCTCGTGGATCGCCAGCGCGTCCGAGTCCGGCACCTTCTCCACCGAGATCGTGGGTCCGGACTTCGACGCACCCGACTACGACCGCGCGGCCAGCGTGAAGAACGACCGCTTTTTCCTCTCGTCCGCCGCTGTCTTCGGCCTCGGGTGGAACACCGCCGCGGTGCCCGACGGTCTCGAGACCCCGCAGGACATTCTGGACCCGGCCTACCGCGGCCGCATCGGCATCGTCAATCCGACGGGCATCGCGTCGTACGTCGACCTGTATCGGCACTACGCCGAGAACTACGGCGAGGACTACTGGGACAAGCTGGCCGAACTGCAGCCGCGTGTCTACCCGAGCGCCCTGGCCGTCGCGCAGGCCCTGACGTCGGGTGAAGTGGTGGTCTCGCCCAGCGTCCAGCCGCTCGTCACCGAGGTCGACGCGGGCGCTCCCGTCGACTGGGTGCTGCCGGAGAACCCTTGGGGCACACCGTGGTACACCGAGGTCCTGAGTGCGGCGCCGCATCCGAACGCGGCTCAGGTCCTGGCGGACTTCATGGTGACCGCCGAGGGACAGGCCGCGCTGAACGGTGGCTACGCCGCCGCGCTGCCGGATGTTCCGGGCGCCGTCGAGCGGGCACAGAACATCGCCTCACCCGATCCCGCCGATCTGACCCCCGAGAACGTCGACCGGTACTCGCAGGAATGGTCGCAGCTCTTCCAGTGACGGGGACGCGACCGCTCTCGACCATCCGAACTCGTCATCCAGGGAGGTGATCATGGACGCTCGGACAGCGCCTTCACACGGCTCACGTGTGCTCGTCACCGGCGCCGCGCGCGGCATCGGTGCGGCATGTGCCGCGCGCTTCGCCTCTTCCGGAGCGACCGTGTACGTCACGGACGTGGACGACGAAGGTGGTCGCGCGGTCGCCGACACCCTCGGACCGTCGGTTCGCTACCTGCATCTGGACGTGGCGTCGGAAGCCGAGTGGGACGCGTGCGTGCAGAGAATCGAAGCGGACGGTGGAGGCCTCGACGTGCTGGTGGCCAACGCCGGGGCGGCGCACCGCGGCGACATCGCCGACACCTCACTGGCCGACTTCCGCCGCATGCTCGACATCAACCTGGTCGGCACCTTCCTCGCCCTCAGGACGGCGAGCACCGCCGTGAAGTCCGGCGGTTCCGTGATCACGGTGTCGTCCCTGCGCGGAATCCTCGCGACAGCAAAGCTCGGCGCCTATGGCGCCTCGAAGTTCGGTGTGCGGGCCCTCACCCGAGTGGCTGCGCTCGAGCTCGCCGAGCGGGGGATCCGAGTCAACTCGGTGTGCCCCGGAAGCATCGACACCGACATCACCGGTAGCGAGGACTTCGCCGACCACGATGTCGCCGGCTATGTGCGCACCATTCCGATGCAGCGGCGGGGCACCACCGGCGACGTCGCGGACGCCGTCGTGTTCCTCGCCGGATCCGAGAGCAGCTACATCACAGGAACCGACCTCGTCGTCGACGGTGGTCTGGCGGCCGGCGCGCGAACACCCACACACACCTCTGGACAGAAGGCATGAGATGACCGATCGCTTCACCATTTCCGGACTGACCAAGACGTACGGCAGCACGAAGGTCGTGGACGGTCTCGACATCGACATCGAGCAGGGCGAGTTCCTGGTTCTTCTCGGCCCGAGTGGCTGTGGAAAGACCACCACGCTGCGGTGCCTCGCGGGGCTCGAGACGCCCCAGGGCGGGCGTATCTCGTTCAAGGACAGGACGGTCTTCGACGCGGACCAGCGAGTCGACGTCCCCGCGCACAAGCGCAACATCGGCATGGTTTTTCAGTCCTACGCCCTGTGGCCGCACATGACGGTGCGCCGCAACATCAAGTACCCCCTCGACGTCCGCGGACTCACCAAGTCCTTCGGACCGGGAGCCGTCGAGGCAGCGGCCGACATGGTGGACTGCGGCGCACTGCTCGACCGGTATCCGTCGCAACTCAGTGGTGGCCAACAGCAGCGCGTGGCGGTCGCCCGCGGGCTGGTCGCGCGTCCGGACCTCATCCTCTTCGACGAGCCGCTCAGCAACCTCGATGCCCGGCTGCGCGATCAGGTCCGGTCCCAGATCCACCGCCTGCACCGCGAACTCGGGTTCACCGCCGTGTTCGTGACCCACGACCAGTCCGAGGCATTCGCACTGGGCGATCGTCTGGCCATCATGAAATCGGGTCGCATCGAGCAGCTCGACACGCCGTCGAGCGTGTTCGAGAACCCAGGCTCGGACTACGTCGCGGCATTCATCGGCATGGCCAACAAGCTCGAACTGCGCAGGGCGCACGACGGCTGGCAGACCTCCGCGGGTGACGCGATCGATCTCCGCGACTCGGTGGTCCGCGATCGTGCCGACGAGGGCGATTCCGCGGTCGCACGGCTGCGTCCGGACGACCTGCTCCTGCACCGCAGCATGGCCGAGGTTCCGCCCGGCCACGTCGGACTGCACGCCGCCCTCGTCGATCACGAGTACGGAGGTCGGCACTTCGATGTGACCGTGCGGTCCGGCGCCGAGACACTCACCCTGCGTGCGTCGGCCGCCGAGCACGGCCTCGCGCTGCGTTCGGCCGAGCCGGGTGACGCCGTGGTCGTCTCCTTCTCCCCCGCAGCGCTGCGGGTGTTCCCCTCGGCGCCCTCCACCGCGACCGCCGCGGACACCGCACCCGTCGCCGCAGCAGTGGGGAGCGCATCGTGACCGCCACCCTCACACCCCCCGACACCGACACGACGCCGCCGCCGGCGGGACGACGGTCACGGCTGACCGGCCCCTGGCGTGCCCGGCTCGGTTACGGCATTCTTCTCGCCGTTCTCGCCTATCTGGTCGTCCTCCCCATGGTGCGTCTGCAGATGCTCGCGTTCGAGGACGGAGCGCGGGGCTACCGCAGCCAGTACGGACGGTTCGACATCGCCCAGACACTGTGGACAACAGTGATTCTGGCGCTGGGATCGCTCGTCATCGCGCTCGTTCTCGGCACCCTGCTCGCCTACGCCGCGAGCCGCCTTCCGGCGCGACTCGGGTTCCTCAAGATGATTCCCATCCTGCCCATCGTGCTTCCCGCGGTCGCCAACATCGTCGGCTGGGCCTTCCTGCTGTCACCAGGACCCGGCTACCTCAATGTCGTACTGCGCGCGCTGCCCTGGTGGAGCGATCTCGAGAGCGGCCCCGTGGACGTCTACACGGTGCCGTGGATCGTCATCCTGACCGGATTCGGTCTGACGTCGTTCGTCTATCTCTTCGTGTCCTCGGGAATGGACAACATTAGTTCGGAGCACCTCGAGGCCGCTCGGATCAGCGGATCGTCCTCGATGGGTGTGTTCTTCCGTATCGTTCTCCCCCTGCTCCGTCCGTCGCTCATCTACGGCGGTGGTATCGCGTTCCTCCTCGGTCTCGGCCAGTTCACCGGACCACTCCTGTTGGGTCAGAACAGCGGAGTGAAGGTCCTCACCACCGAGATGTACCGGCGGGTGTCGGAATCACCGTCCGACTTCGCGGCCGCCGCAGCTGCCGGTTCACCCCTCGTCCTGTTCGGACTGGCGCTGGTTCTGGTGCAGAAGATGTTGCTGGGCAATCAGAGCCGGTTCGTCACTCACGGCGGCAAGGCGTTCTCCGCACCCTCGGGCCGCGGAACGTGGGCGGCCGTCACCATCAGTGTGTACGCCCTGTTCGCGCTGCTGATCCCCATCGTCGGACTCGTCATCGTGTCGCTGACCCCGTACTGGTCGGACACCCTGACCCTGGATCTGTTGACGCTGGACAACTTCCGGGCCCTCATCTCCGACGACGCGATCGTCTCGTCCGTACTCACCAGCATCCTCACGTCCCTCGCCGCGGTGGCCGTGTGCATCCCCATCGGGTACGTCATGGCCAACCTGTTGGTCCGCGGTCGTCGCTTCCGCGTCCTGGGCATGATCGGCGACTTCATCACCGCCCTGCCACTGGGTATCCCCGCGGTCATCTTCGGTGTGGGGTTCCTGCTCACGTACACCGAACCTCCGTTGATCCTCTACGGCACTCGCACGGTGATCGTGCTCGTCTACATCGTGCTGATGTTGCCGTTCTCGGTCCGACTGCAGATGACGGCGATGCTCGCGCTGGGCAACACCTACACCGAGGCCTCGGCCACCAGCGGCGCCTCGCCCGTGGTGACCAATCTTCGAATTCTGTTGCCACTCATGCGAGGAGCCATCTTCGGCGCCGTCGCCCTGATGTTCATCCTTCTGACTCACGAGTTCGCCGCCTCGCTGCTCGTCCGCGCCTCGACGACCCAGGTCATGGGCACCCTGCTCTACGACATGTGGCAGAACGGCTCGTACCCGCTCGTCGCGGCGATGGCGCTGCTCATGACCGCGGTGACCACCACGGGAGTCGCGATCGCCATGCTCGTCGGCGGTCGCAACGTCCTCAGCAAGCTCTGAAAGGCACACCATGCCCGAAGGCAGTACCCGTCTGACCGACAAGGTGATCCTCGTGACCGGCGCGACCGGCGGGATCGGTGTCGACATCGTGACGAGGCTGGCGTCCGAGGGAGCCAGCGTGATCGTCACCGATGTCGACCAGAGCGCCTGCGACGCAGCGGCGCACGCGCTGGAACGCCCCGACTCGCATCTGGCGTGCGCGCTGGACATCACCGACGAGGAGCAGTGGGCGGCGACCCTCGCCCTCGTGGAGGACCGTCACGGCACGCTCGACGCCGTCGTCAACAACGGTGCGATCGGATCGCTCGCCACCGTCGTCGACGAGACGGTGGAGCAGTATCGCCGCGTCGTCGAGGTGAGTCAGACCGGTACGTGGCTGGGGATGAAGCACGCCGGCGCCCTGATCGAGCGGACCGGCGGCGGATCGGTGGTCAACATCTGCTCCATCCTCGGCAGCGTCGGCGGACTGGGCAACAGCATCGCCTACGCCGCGGCGAAGGGTGCCGTGCGGACCATGACGAAGAACGCGGCGCTGCACTGGGCCCGCCTCGGGGTGCGGGTCAACTCGATCCACCCCGGTTTCATCGCGACCCCGCCACTGCTCGCGCGCTACGAGGGCACACCGCGCCACGAGGCCATGCTGGCCGGCACACCGATGGGACGACTGGGTTCCGGCGCGGAAGTCGCTGCCGCGGTGGCGTTCCTGGCCGGTGACGATGCACGCTTCGTGACCGGTACCGAGCTGTACGTCGACGGCGGGTGGACCGCCGCCTGAGTCTCAGGCGACGCTGAACACGTCGACGCCGTCCTGGTTCTCCACACGCAGCACGCCCCGGTGGACGTCCAGATCGAGGTGGGCCAGGGTCTCGCAGACCGCGACCATGCGATCGAACGTTCCGAGATCCGCGAACGGGCGATCACGACGGGTCCACGGAAGGCGCTCGGCCACATCGAGGCCGGTCGCCCGGGTCAGGTCGGCGACGACCGCACGGGTCGCCGCCAAGCGGCGGGCGTGGTGATCGAGGAGTTCGCGCACGCGCGCGTGCAGACCGACACCGGTGTCCCCGTGAGCGGGCAGCACCGTGCGATCCCGATCGTCGAGCATCATCTCCAACGACTTCAGGTAGTGCCCCAGGGGCAGGTCCCACTCACCGAGTTCGAATCCGATCGACGGGGTGATGGTCGGCAGAACGTGGTCGCCCGTGTAGCTGATGTCTCGGTCGAGATCGTGGAACACCATGTGGCCCTTGGTGTGGCCGGGCGTGTGCACCGCGGTCAACCGGTGTCCGGGGATGTCGAGGGCGCCCTCGGTGAGCCACGCGTCCGGCGGCTCCCAGTCGTCCGAGTCGAAGTCCTCGTCGCTGGTGTCCAGGCGAACCGCTCGCGCGATGTCGTCGGCGCCGGCCCGTTCCAGCTCACGCAGTGACGATGTCGGCATGTTGGAGGCAAGCTCCCCGATGGCGACGATCCCCGGCGCCTCGGCCGACCCGAGGTGGATGCGGCAGCCGTGTCGACGGCGGAGGTCGACGGCGAAGGTGTAGTGGTCACGGTGGACGTGAGTGACGAACACGTCGTGTACGTCGTCCGGTCGGCAACCGAATTCGCCCAGCGCGGTGGAGAACTCGTCATATGTACCCGGCCGTCGCCATCCGCCGTCGATCAGCGCCAGGCCCCTGTCGGTCTCCAGGGCATAGACGTTGATGGCACGGAGTCCGTCGGACGGCATCTGCAGTGGCACCCGGTGGATGCCGTCCGCGATCCGAACGGATCCCGGATCGGACCACCGGGCGGTCACGAGGTGGTCGACGTGTCGGCGACCATGGTCCGCTCGTCGCCGTACCAGATCATCCGTCGCCCACGCATGGTTCCGACGTGCTCGACGGCGACCTTCCACTCCGGACTGGCGAGCGCGGTCTTGAGATCGTCGCGCGAGGCGAAGCTCAGAATGGACAGTCCGTCCCACCCGGCGCTGCGCTCGTCTATCGAGTGGACGATGTCGATGTGCTGCCACCGCAGCAGGCCCGGGAGCGGGTAGGTCACCTCCGCGTGCTCACCGCGCCACCACGTCATGAACTGCTCGTGCGTCCAGTCGTTCGGACGGGCGGCGAGAACCATCAGATCGAACATGATTTCCTCCAGGGTGTGGTCAACATGAATTCGGTTCGGTATGGATAGACGTGATCGACACGAATGACCGAGCCGGGCTCAGCGCCCAGCGGTCAGGGGCGCACCATCTTGAGCACCGCGGTGGTGACGGTCTCGGCGATCTCGTCGAGGGTGGCGGGGCCGTTCGGCCGGTACCACCGCCACACGCTGATGACGAGGGCGAGGACCAGGCGTCCCACCGTCTTCGGATCTCCCTCGGCGAAGACCCCGTCGTCCATGCCACTGGCGATCAATCTCGTCCACCGACGCTCGATCTCCTGGACCAGCTCTCGGGACTGGAGACGCTCGGCCTCCTCCTTCCCCGACTGCCGCTCCGTCGCCAGAAGGTCCATGTGGTTCTGCAGGATCCGGCGCTGCAGAGCGTCCAGCGGCGAGGCCTGGAGAGCTCCCGCGACGGCGGCTCGCAGTGCCGCCTCCGGGTCGCTCCGGTCGGCCGTGGCCGCGTCGAAGCGCTCGACGGAATCCGCCAGTTCCAGACGCATGATGGTGAGCAGACAGTGCGCTTTGGATTCGAAGTAGTGGTAGAGCGCGGTCTGGCCTATTCCGACCTCGTCCGCCACCGACGCCCACTTGGTGTGGTCGTAGCCCACCCTGCCGAACTGCTCGATGGCGACGGTGAGAATACGAGACCGCTTGGAGCGCGGGCTCTCGCGGCGTGCCGTCGTTCCGACGCTCATCGCGGCAACCTCGAAGACTGGCCCGGCCGGCCTCCGGCCTCCCCGCAACGTGTCAGCATCGTGCTCATGTTACTCGTCCCGAGGTGAATTCGGATCGGGAACACCGGCGAGACGCGCTGCCATCCGCACGGCATCGGGTCGGGAGAGCTTCCCGACACGGTTCTGCGGCAGATCGTCCACAGCGAAGACGTACTCCGGCCAGTTGTGTCGTGGCACGCCGCGACGGGACAATCCGTCCGTCACCTCGGCCAGACCGAGAGCGCGTCCGTCGGTCACCACGAGGGCTCCGGCGCGCTCGGACAGCAGCTCGTCCGGGATCGGCACCACGCAGACCTGCACGATGCCGGGGACGCCGGCCACCGCCGCCTCGACCTCGTTGATGTCGATGTTGCGACCACCACGGATGATGATCTGCTTCTGCCTGCCCATCACGGTGATGGTGCCGTCGGTCGCCACCTCGACGAGGTCACCGGTCGGCAGGTATCCGTCGTCGGTCAGTGTCGGTGCCGCGACCTGTCCTCCCCGTGCATACCCGACGAACATCGAGGGTCCGCGGACCTGCGCGTCACCGATCTCCCCGGTGCCCACGTCCTCCCCCGCACCGTTCACGGCCCGCACGATCGTGCCGGGGAACGGCCGTCCGTCCGTACCGAGGCGAAGTCGAGGATCGTCGTCCGGGGTCGCGGTCGTGTGACCGAGGCACTCCGACATGCCGAACACCCGGAGGAACGTCGTTCCCAGGAACTGCTCGGCCCGTTCGAGAGCCGACGCGTTCATGGGCCCGCCGCCGACCGTCATCGCCCGCATCCCCGCGAGTCGACCGGCCCCGTTCTCGACGAGGGACAGCTGCAGCGCCATCGTCGGCACCAGCATCGTCCAGCGGACGTCGTGGGCGGCCATCGCGTCGAGTGCGGCCGCCGGTGACCACTTGCCGATCGACACCATCGGTCCGCCCACGAACAGCGGCAGATACATCCCGAAACATGCTGCGGCGACGGAGGACAGGGGGACGAAGGCGCCCACCGCGTCGCCCGGCCGCAGACCCACGGCGTCCCTCGTGCACGAACAGGCGTAGCGCAGTGCGTCCTCGGACTGGACGACGCACTTCGGGCGACCGGTGGATCCGGAGGTCATCGCGATGACACTGCCTCCGTTCCAGCGCGACACACCTCGCGGATCACCACGGCGAGCACGCAGATGACGGTCACCGACCGCCGCGTCGCCCGACGGGAAGTCCTGGTCGGACACCCCCCACTGTTCGAGTGTGCGAAGGTCGGCCACCACCATGTCGGGGTCGACGTCCTCGACGGCGAGCACGAATTCCGATGCTGTGGCATGCGGGCTGAGCACGGCGACCACGCCTCCGCGCAGACCGACCGACAGTGCGGTGGCCACCGTCTGCCAGGTGTTGTCCGCCTGGATCAGCACAGTGGGAGGTGTGGGGTCGTGCTGTGCCATGTGCTCGGCTCCGCGTTCGGCGGCAGCCATCACGTCGGCCAGTCGATGGGTGCCGTGCAGGTCGATCACGGCGATCGCGTCGGGGTGTTCCCGGACGCGGTCTCGCAGTTCGAGCGCGAGAGTCTTCACTGACGGTGGTCCTTTCCGGCATCACGTTCTGGGGTGGGCTCGTCGGACGTGGTGGGCAGGAGCACGGTTCGGCCGGCGTCCTCCCCGGCACGCAGACGCGCATAGGCGTCGATCGCCTCGTCGAGAGGTCGCGTGGTCACCTCGGGCAGCAGCGCCCCGGACTCCGCGAGCGCCACCACCTCCACCAGATCCGCCCGACTGCCCCAGAAGGGGGCCGAGACCTGCCACCCGGCGGCGATCCCCCGGTTCTTGGCCACCGACACGGA
This window harbors:
- a CDS encoding TetR/AcrR family transcriptional regulator, giving the protein MAARRDTDRTADDGSTRERLVDAAVAVLAEEGPAEMKVRRISDRAGSSTITVYHHFGNVGGLLDAVVVRGYATLTGTLEDAAASNDDPGVQLFAMALGARGFAQRNPHLYDLMFGLSPRGTYRASAPLVPQQHFRRAYAVLVRSCHRLVTAGRVDIDDPEQIAAQLWSLVHGFVSLEAAGHFADHSDPVASVLAPMAVAQLVGIGDDRARATRGALDAYATWTATAVE
- a CDS encoding SDR family NAD(P)-dependent oxidoreductase, translating into MDARTAPSHGSRVLVTGAARGIGAACAARFASSGATVYVTDVDDEGGRAVADTLGPSVRYLHLDVASEAEWDACVQRIEADGGGLDVLVANAGAAHRGDIADTSLADFRRMLDINLVGTFLALRTASTAVKSGGSVITVSSLRGILATAKLGAYGASKFGVRALTRVAALELAERGIRVNSVCPGSIDTDITGSEDFADHDVAGYVRTIPMQRRGTTGDVADAVVFLAGSESSYITGTDLVVDGGLAAGARTPTHTSGQKA
- a CDS encoding MFS transporter translates to MTFLAAVPALRSRKMAALVTLCCAVFVVNVSTTIVNIALPTLVEDLGASTRDLLWVVDAFNLAFAALVLAGGSLSDRFGRRPFLVGGLVLFAVASVGGAWSGEPAQLIAWRALAGVAAAVVYPVTLSILTNVFQERSERVMAIGLWGAATGVSVAVGPVVGGALIEHFWWGSIFVFNGLAAVATIALAVRFVPNSRDPSTPPLDKSGLLLSVLALGSLVHAIIEGPGRGWSSASTALGFGVAAALLVTFVLRESRARHPMLDVRLFTNMRFTAASGAVTSAFFALFGFIFLVTQYFQSVRGFGALETGVRMLPVAGSLAVFSLVGPRLAVLVGSKIVVAAGLASLTAAFLWISQIDTGTSYLQIAGQMVLLGAGLGLTSAPATEAIMGVVPTDKAGMGSAVNDATRELGGTLGVAVIGSVALSVYRDGLNTTQLPTVLMEPAQESVGAALEAARQAADSLGATGALLGSQLSDLARERFVDGFTTGSLVAGMVTAVAGVLTLVFLPSHPLPPHSDDESHDHPDVSVRR
- a CDS encoding ABC transporter ATP-binding protein; the protein is MTDRFTISGLTKTYGSTKVVDGLDIDIEQGEFLVLLGPSGCGKTTTLRCLAGLETPQGGRISFKDRTVFDADQRVDVPAHKRNIGMVFQSYALWPHMTVRRNIKYPLDVRGLTKSFGPGAVEAAADMVDCGALLDRYPSQLSGGQQQRVAVARGLVARPDLILFDEPLSNLDARLRDQVRSQIHRLHRELGFTAVFVTHDQSEAFALGDRLAIMKSGRIEQLDTPSSVFENPGSDYVAAFIGMANKLELRRAHDGWQTSAGDAIDLRDSVVRDRADEGDSAVARLRPDDLLLHRSMAEVPPGHVGLHAALVDHEYGGRHFDVTVRSGAETLTLRASAAEHGLALRSAEPGDAVVVSFSPAALRVFPSAPSTATAADTAPVAAAVGSAS
- a CDS encoding ABC transporter substrate-binding protein — its product is MRRIPRAIATVAMAASAFALTACGGSTTPSGPVEGSWDDVVAAAKTEGSVMLYSSQKPANLDALKAAFTQKYPEISMDFVRGTDSEINPRVETENRTGTGIADVHMVTDASWIASASESGTFSTEIVGPDFDAPDYDRAASVKNDRFFLSSAAVFGLGWNTAAVPDGLETPQDILDPAYRGRIGIVNPTGIASYVDLYRHYAENYGEDYWDKLAELQPRVYPSALAVAQALTSGEVVVSPSVQPLVTEVDAGAPVDWVLPENPWGTPWYTEVLSAAPHPNAAQVLADFMVTAEGQAALNGGYAAALPDVPGAVERAQNIASPDPADLTPENVDRYSQEWSQLFQ
- a CDS encoding SDR family NAD(P)-dependent oxidoreductase, whose amino-acid sequence is MPEGSTRLTDKVILVTGATGGIGVDIVTRLASEGASVIVTDVDQSACDAAAHALERPDSHLACALDITDEEQWAATLALVEDRHGTLDAVVNNGAIGSLATVVDETVEQYRRVVEVSQTGTWLGMKHAGALIERTGGGSVVNICSILGSVGGLGNSIAYAAAKGAVRTMTKNAALHWARLGVRVNSIHPGFIATPPLLARYEGTPRHEAMLAGTPMGRLGSGAEVAAAVAFLAGDDARFVTGTELYVDGGWTAA
- a CDS encoding MBL fold metallo-hydrolase, giving the protein MTARWSDPGSVRIADGIHRVPLQMPSDGLRAINVYALETDRGLALIDGGWRRPGTYDEFSTALGEFGCRPDDVHDVFVTHVHRDHYTFAVDLRRRHGCRIHLGSAEAPGIVAIGELASNMPTSSLRELERAGADDIARAVRLDTSDEDFDSDDWEPPDAWLTEGALDIPGHRLTAVHTPGHTKGHMVFHDLDRDISYTGDHVLPTITPSIGFELGEWDLPLGHYLKSLEMMLDDRDRTVLPAHGDTGVGLHARVRELLDHHARRLAATRAVVADLTRATGLDVAERLPWTRRDRPFADLGTFDRMVAVCETLAHLDLDVHRGVLRVENQDGVDVFSVA
- a CDS encoding EthD family reductase, with the protein product MFDLMVLAARPNDWTHEQFMTWWRGEHAEVTYPLPGLLRWQHIDIVHSIDERSAGWDGLSILSFASRDDLKTALASPEWKVAVEHVGTMRGRRMIWYGDERTMVADTSTTS
- a CDS encoding ABC transporter permease; this translates as MTGPWRARLGYGILLAVLAYLVVLPMVRLQMLAFEDGARGYRSQYGRFDIAQTLWTTVILALGSLVIALVLGTLLAYAASRLPARLGFLKMIPILPIVLPAVANIVGWAFLLSPGPGYLNVVLRALPWWSDLESGPVDVYTVPWIVILTGFGLTSFVYLFVSSGMDNISSEHLEAARISGSSSMGVFFRIVLPLLRPSLIYGGGIAFLLGLGQFTGPLLLGQNSGVKVLTTEMYRRVSESPSDFAAAAAAGSPLVLFGLALVLVQKMLLGNQSRFVTHGGKAFSAPSGRGTWAAVTISVYALFALLIPIVGLVIVSLTPYWSDTLTLDLLTLDNFRALISDDAIVSSVLTSILTSLAAVAVCIPIGYVMANLLVRGRRFRVLGMIGDFITALPLGIPAVIFGVGFLLTYTEPPLILYGTRTVIVLVYIVLMLPFSVRLQMTAMLALGNTYTEASATSGASPVVTNLRILLPLMRGAIFGAVALMFILLTHEFAASLLVRASTTQVMGTLLYDMWQNGSYPLVAAMALLMTAVTTTGVAIAMLVGGRNVLSKL
- a CDS encoding TetR/AcrR family transcriptional regulator: MSVGTTARRESPRSKRSRILTVAIEQFGRVGYDHTKWASVADEVGIGQTALYHYFESKAHCLLTIMRLELADSVERFDAATADRSDPEAALRAAVAGALQASPLDALQRRILQNHMDLLATERQSGKEEAERLQSRELVQEIERRWTRLIASGMDDGVFAEGDPKTVGRLVLALVISVWRWYRPNGPATLDEIAETVTTAVLKMVRP